From the genome of Hymenobacter sp. PAMC 26628, one region includes:
- a CDS encoding polyketide synthase — protein MDVIDIDSPKMGALVHTPRLVHHLFEQAASAHAGRTAVVFGADSLTYQQLNDRADRLCQSVLHHAPAAEFVGISTTRGLDMVVGVLAILKAGKAYLPLDPTYPEQRLQQLVGSARLEICLAPAAETTLFAGLGLRMLAGEGAPPSSRPPSPAGELAYVLFTSGSTGTPKGVCMGHRPLVNLLQWQQRRSAATAGTRTLQFAPLGFDVSFQEIMATLSTGGTLVLVADNLRLDFARLLAFIAQQAINRLFLPFVALQYLAEVAVNTQQFPAGLAEVMTAGEQLKITPQIAAFFAALPGCVLFNQYGPTESHVVTELALTGDPAAWPALPTIGRPIDNVDVFIVDEALALVPAGAVGELCISGACLAAGYLHQPTLTDEKFVQWHAPTGDPARLYRTGDLARWLPDGNVEFLGRRDDQVKIRGHRVELGEVEAALNAVPGVKQAVVVARDADTGSRRLVAYLVAGSAPPDVTELYQILGKTLPDYMLPAAFVWLDDLPKTTSGKVDKRALPAPATHRPALATVYHRAGTALEKAVAGVWAEVLGLDRVGLDDNFFELGGNSLLAQKTVALLEHRCAHRLPITKLYQFPTVGGTARYLAPPATTPRPAAPILGPKAATGDVAVVGLAGRFPGAPTVGALWDVLREGRETTSFFSPDELDASIPAAVKNDPLYVPARGIIAGADQFDAGFFGLTPKLAEAMDPQQRLFLEIAWEALEQTGHLPAHYAGRVGVFAGCGHNTYFLHNVLGNPAASQVGSFQVMLANEKDYIATRTAYQLDLKGPAVSVHSACSTSLLAIAQAVQSIRSGQCEVALAGGASITAPVRSGHVYQEGSMMSADGHCRPFDADARGTVFSDGAGVVVLKDAAAARRDGDTIYAVIKGVGVNNDGGGKGSFTAPNADGQAGAIRMALADAGVAPATLSYVEAHGTATPVGDPIEMEGLLSAFGAQAERQFCALGSIKSNMGHLTAAAGVAGFIKTALALHHRQIPASLGYAAPNPLIDFVNSPFFVNTALADWPAGGGPRRAGVSSFGVGGTNVHVIVEEAGAPAGAPGAPAPARPAELVVWSAKSAASREAYAQRLADALNAPDAPALADVAFTLPTTRAPFAHRRFAIAADGPELRAQLQAPAAAGTAGALAGAPGDLFFLFPGQGAQYVGMGRELYDHEPAYRAAVDECASLLGPHLPTDLRAVLFAGPGDAAADARLRDTRYAQPALFVTEYALARLWASWGVVPTGYCGHSVGEFVAAHLAGVFSLVDALALVATRGRLVGELPGGSMLSVRLAAGQLADLLPAGLSVAAVNGPAAAVVAGPAEDVAAFARTLDAQDVPNRALATSHAFHSAMMDPAVDAFRQAVANVSLHHPQKPVVSTVSGTWLTDAQATDPDYWAAHLRQTVQFAPALDTLLTESQPILLEVGPGHVLAALAQQQLAGRPATVLASLKKGPGPHPEYRALLGALGQLWLRGVAPDWAALHAERRPRRVLLPTYAFDRKPCWLAPAAAVPASILPPPAPAPPAASAAGAPVPFTPPVIPMRKSVLLTTLSEVLENASGIEMAGVSPDLTFLEIGFDSLLITQLALALKKQFGLPITFRQLNENYATPNQLADYLDQALPPAAYQPTAATPTPAPAPTAYEAPAPQPVPVAPAPVAFAPLAGPGNDSALGLIAQQLQILAKQMALLQGAAPATALAPLPAPALAAPALAPASAHGSAPTAGAPAAAPQITAEEAVEIKKPFGASPRIEKHASQLTERQQAFLRDLTARYTQKTKASKAYTQQHRSRMADPRVVSGFRPLTKELVYPLVVDRSKASKLWDLDGNEYLDVLNGFGSCIFGHQPPFIAEALHAQIERGYEVGPQHALAGEVCDLLCEFTGTDRVALCSTGSEAVLGGMRIARTVTGRSLIVAFSGSYHGIVDEVLVRGTKALKSFPAAAGIMPESVQNMLILDYGTDESLRIITERASELAAVLVEPVQSRRPEFQPVEFLHQLRTVTAAAGTVLIFDEVITGFRLHPGGAQALFGVQADLATYGKVVGGGLPIGVIAGKRALMDALDGGAWQFGDDSVPEIGVTYFAGTFVRHPLALAAARASLLHLKAQGPAFQQGLTAKTERLAGLLNQSFAQQQLPFFVAQFGSLWKIKFREEIPYSELMFTLLREKGLHIWDGFPCFMTEAHTDADVDLIADLLLAGVREMLEAGFFQAAPVAGHVVPAALSPAPALNQPPVPGARLGRDRNGNPGWFVANGSTGDYVKV, from the coding sequence ATGGACGTTATTGATATTGACAGCCCCAAAATGGGCGCGTTGGTGCATACTCCGCGGCTGGTGCACCACTTGTTTGAGCAAGCTGCTAGCGCCCACGCCGGCCGCACGGCCGTCGTTTTCGGGGCCGATTCCCTCACGTATCAGCAACTGAACGACCGGGCCGACCGCCTCTGTCAATCCGTGCTGCACCACGCGCCCGCGGCCGAGTTTGTGGGCATCAGCACCACCCGCGGCCTGGACATGGTGGTGGGCGTGTTGGCCATACTAAAAGCGGGCAAGGCCTATTTGCCGCTCGACCCCACGTACCCGGAGCAGCGCCTGCAGCAGCTTGTCGGCAGTGCCCGCCTGGAAATATGCTTGGCCCCCGCGGCCGAAACGACACTTTTCGCAGGGCTCGGCTTGCGCATGTTGGCCGGTGAAGGGGCCCCACCGTCCAGTAGGCCCCCCTCACCGGCCGGCGAGCTAGCCTACGTGCTGTTCACCTCCGGCTCGACCGGCACCCCCAAGGGCGTGTGCATGGGCCACCGGCCGCTGGTGAACTTGTTGCAGTGGCAGCAACGGCGCTCGGCCGCCACCGCCGGCACGCGCACCCTGCAATTTGCGCCCCTGGGCTTCGATGTGTCGTTTCAGGAAATAATGGCCACCCTGAGCACCGGCGGCACGCTGGTGCTGGTGGCCGACAACCTGCGGCTGGACTTTGCCCGGCTGTTGGCGTTCATCGCGCAGCAGGCCATTAATCGTTTATTCCTGCCGTTTGTGGCCCTGCAATACCTGGCAGAAGTGGCTGTTAACACCCAGCAGTTTCCGGCCGGTTTGGCCGAGGTGATGACGGCCGGCGAACAATTAAAAATTACGCCCCAAATCGCCGCTTTCTTCGCGGCCCTGCCGGGCTGTGTGCTGTTCAACCAGTACGGCCCCACGGAGAGCCACGTGGTGACGGAGCTGGCCCTGACCGGTGACCCCGCCGCCTGGCCCGCGCTGCCCACCATCGGGCGGCCCATCGACAACGTCGACGTGTTCATCGTCGACGAAGCCCTGGCCCTGGTGCCCGCCGGCGCGGTGGGCGAGCTGTGCATCAGCGGGGCCTGCCTTGCCGCCGGTTACTTGCACCAACCGACGCTAACCGACGAAAAATTTGTGCAGTGGCACGCGCCGACGGGCGATCCGGCCCGCCTCTACCGCACCGGTGACTTGGCCCGCTGGCTGCCCGACGGAAACGTGGAGTTTTTGGGCCGCCGCGACGACCAGGTAAAAATCAGGGGCCACCGGGTGGAGTTGGGCGAAGTGGAAGCCGCCCTCAATGCCGTGCCCGGCGTGAAGCAGGCCGTGGTGGTGGCCCGCGATGCCGACACTGGCTCCCGGCGGCTGGTGGCCTACTTGGTGGCCGGAAGCGCTCCCCCCGACGTGACCGAGTTATACCAGATTTTGGGGAAAACCCTGCCGGACTACATGCTGCCCGCGGCCTTCGTCTGGCTCGACGACCTCCCCAAAACCACCAGCGGAAAAGTAGACAAGCGGGCTTTGCCCGCGCCCGCAACGCACCGGCCGGCCCTGGCCACCGTGTACCACCGGGCCGGCACGGCCCTCGAAAAAGCCGTGGCCGGCGTCTGGGCCGAAGTGCTAGGCTTGGACCGGGTGGGCCTGGACGATAATTTTTTCGAATTGGGCGGCAACTCGCTGCTGGCGCAAAAAACCGTGGCGCTGCTGGAGCACCGCTGCGCCCACCGGCTGCCCATTACCAAACTCTACCAGTTCCCCACCGTGGGCGGAACGGCGCGCTACCTCGCCCCACCGGCCACCACTCCCAGGCCGGCCGCCCCAATTTTGGGCCCCAAAGCAGCGACGGGTGACGTGGCTGTAGTAGGCCTAGCCGGGCGCTTTCCGGGGGCCCCCACCGTGGGCGCGCTGTGGGACGTACTGCGCGAGGGCCGGGAAACTACCAGCTTTTTCAGCCCCGACGAGTTGGACGCCAGCATTCCAGCGGCCGTTAAAAACGACCCGCTGTACGTGCCGGCCCGCGGCATCATTGCGGGCGCCGACCAGTTCGACGCCGGCTTTTTTGGCCTTACGCCCAAGCTGGCCGAAGCCATGGACCCGCAGCAGCGCCTCTTTCTGGAAATAGCTTGGGAAGCCCTGGAGCAAACCGGCCACCTGCCCGCGCATTACGCCGGCCGCGTGGGGGTGTTTGCCGGCTGCGGGCACAACACGTACTTCCTACATAATGTGCTGGGCAACCCAGCCGCCAGCCAGGTGGGCAGCTTTCAGGTGATGCTGGCCAACGAGAAGGACTACATCGCCACCCGCACCGCCTACCAGCTCGACCTGAAGGGGCCGGCGGTGAGCGTGCATTCGGCCTGCTCCACGTCGCTGCTGGCCATTGCCCAAGCGGTGCAAAGCATCCGCAGCGGGCAGTGCGAGGTAGCGCTGGCAGGCGGAGCCAGCATTACGGCGCCGGTGCGCAGCGGCCACGTGTACCAGGAAGGCTCCATGATGAGCGCCGATGGCCACTGCCGCCCGTTCGACGCCGACGCCCGGGGCACAGTGTTTAGCGACGGGGCCGGGGTGGTGGTGCTGAAGGACGCCGCCGCCGCCCGCCGCGACGGCGACACGATTTACGCCGTCATCAAGGGCGTTGGCGTAAATAACGACGGCGGCGGCAAGGGCAGCTTCACGGCCCCCAATGCCGACGGGCAGGCCGGTGCCATCCGCATGGCCCTGGCCGACGCGGGCGTGGCCCCGGCCACCCTCAGCTACGTGGAGGCCCACGGCACGGCCACCCCGGTGGGCGACCCCATCGAAATGGAGGGCTTGCTCAGTGCGTTTGGCGCGCAGGCCGAGCGGCAGTTTTGTGCCCTGGGCTCCATCAAAAGCAACATGGGCCACCTCACGGCTGCCGCTGGCGTGGCGGGCTTCATCAAAACTGCCCTGGCCCTGCACCACCGGCAAATTCCGGCCTCGCTGGGCTACGCCGCGCCCAACCCGCTCATTGACTTTGTCAACAGTCCGTTTTTTGTAAATACTGCGTTGGCCGACTGGCCCGCGGGCGGGGGGCCCCGGCGGGCGGGCGTCAGCTCGTTTGGCGTGGGCGGCACCAACGTGCACGTAATAGTAGAAGAAGCGGGGGCCCCGGCTGGTGCCCCCGGGGCCCCAGCCCCGGCGCGCCCGGCCGAACTAGTGGTGTGGTCGGCCAAATCGGCCGCCAGCCGCGAGGCCTACGCCCAGCGCTTAGCCGACGCCCTGAACGCCCCCGACGCACCGGCCCTGGCCGACGTAGCGTTCACGCTGCCCACTACCCGGGCCCCGTTCGCGCACCGCCGGTTTGCCATCGCCGCCGACGGGCCCGAGCTGCGGGCGCAGCTGCAAGCGCCAGCCGCCGCCGGCACCGCTGGTGCGCTGGCAGGGGCCCCAGGCGACTTATTTTTCCTGTTTCCGGGCCAAGGCGCGCAGTACGTGGGCATGGGCCGCGAGTTGTACGACCACGAACCCGCCTACCGCGCGGCGGTGGACGAATGCGCCTCCCTGCTGGGGCCCCATTTGCCCACCGACTTGCGCGCAGTGCTGTTTGCTGGGCCCGGCGATGCAGCTGCGGACGCCCGCCTGCGCGACACCCGCTATGCCCAGCCTGCACTGTTCGTGACCGAATACGCCCTAGCCCGGCTATGGGCCAGCTGGGGCGTGGTGCCAACCGGCTACTGCGGCCACAGCGTGGGCGAGTTTGTAGCCGCCCACCTGGCCGGCGTGTTTTCGCTGGTCGACGCGCTGGCGCTGGTAGCTACCCGGGGCCGGCTGGTGGGCGAGTTGCCCGGGGGCAGCATGCTGTCGGTGCGGCTGGCGGCCGGCCAGCTCGCTGACCTGTTGCCCGCGGGCTTGTCGGTAGCCGCCGTCAACGGGCCGGCCGCGGCCGTGGTGGCGGGCCCCGCCGAAGACGTGGCGGCCTTTGCTCGAACGCTTGACGCCCAAGATGTTCCGAACCGGGCATTGGCTACTAGCCACGCCTTCCACTCGGCCATGATGGACCCCGCGGTGGACGCGTTCCGGCAGGCCGTGGCTAACGTGTCACTGCACCACCCCCAAAAGCCGGTGGTGTCAACCGTGAGCGGCACTTGGCTGACCGACGCCCAGGCCACCGACCCTGACTACTGGGCCGCCCACCTGCGGCAAACCGTGCAGTTTGCCCCCGCTCTTGACACCTTACTTACTGAATCGCAGCCCATTTTATTAGAAGTAGGGCCCGGCCATGTACTAGCTGCCCTGGCCCAGCAGCAGCTGGCCGGCCGGCCCGCCACCGTACTCGCCAGCCTGAAAAAAGGCCCGGGGCCCCACCCCGAGTACCGCGCGCTGCTGGGGGCGCTGGGCCAGCTGTGGCTCCGTGGCGTGGCCCCTGACTGGGCCGCCTTGCACGCCGAGCGGCGCCCGCGCCGCGTGCTGCTCCCCACTTATGCGTTCGACCGCAAGCCCTGCTGGCTGGCGCCCGCGGCGGCGGTGCCCGCCTCCATTCTCCCGCCCCCTGCCCCCGCGCCGCCCGCGGCTTCGGCGGCCGGGGCCCCTGTTCCTTTCACGCCCCCAGTTATTCCTATGCGAAAATCTGTACTACTCACCACCCTAAGCGAAGTGCTGGAAAATGCCTCGGGAATTGAAATGGCCGGCGTATCGCCCGACCTGACGTTTCTGGAAATTGGCTTCGACTCGCTCCTGATTACCCAGCTGGCCTTGGCCCTCAAAAAGCAATTCGGCCTGCCCATCACTTTCCGGCAGCTTAACGAAAACTACGCCACTCCCAACCAGCTGGCAGATTACCTCGACCAGGCCCTGCCCCCCGCGGCGTACCAGCCCACGGCCGCGACACCTACGCCGGCCCCCGCGCCCACCGCGTACGAAGCGCCTGCTCCCCAGCCAGTGCCGGTGGCTCCGGCCCCGGTGGCCTTTGCCCCGCTGGCCGGGCCAGGCAACGATTCGGCCTTGGGCCTCATAGCCCAGCAGCTGCAAATTTTGGCCAAGCAGATGGCCCTGCTGCAAGGCGCCGCTCCCGCAACGGCGTTGGCCCCGCTGCCCGCGCCCGCTCTGGCGGCCCCGGCCCTCGCCCCGGCCAGTGCGCACGGCAGTGCGCCCACCGCAGGGGCCCCGGCCGCCGCGCCGCAAATCACGGCCGAGGAAGCCGTTGAAATCAAGAAGCCTTTTGGGGCCTCGCCGCGCATCGAAAAGCACGCCAGCCAGCTCACCGAACGGCAGCAGGCCTTCCTGCGGGATTTGACGGCGCGCTACACGCAGAAGACCAAGGCCAGCAAGGCCTACACGCAGCAGCACCGCTCGCGCATGGCCGATCCGCGCGTGGTATCGGGCTTCCGGCCCCTCACCAAGGAGCTGGTGTACCCGCTGGTGGTGGACCGCTCGAAGGCCAGCAAGCTGTGGGACCTCGACGGCAACGAGTACCTCGACGTGCTGAACGGGTTCGGCTCGTGCATCTTCGGCCACCAGCCGCCCTTCATTGCCGAGGCGTTGCACGCGCAAATCGAGCGCGGCTACGAGGTGGGGCCCCAGCACGCGCTGGCCGGCGAAGTATGCGACTTGCTGTGCGAATTCACCGGCACCGACCGCGTGGCCCTGTGCAGCACCGGCTCGGAAGCCGTGCTCGGGGGCATGCGCATTGCCCGCACCGTCACGGGCCGCTCGCTAATTGTGGCGTTTTCGGGCTCTTACCACGGCATTGTCGACGAAGTGCTGGTGCGTGGCACCAAGGCCCTGAAGTCGTTCCCGGCCGCGGCGGGCATCATGCCGGAATCCGTGCAAAACATGCTCATCCTCGACTACGGCACCGACGAGAGCCTGCGCATCATCACCGAGCGGGCGTCCGAGCTGGCCGCCGTGCTGGTAGAACCCGTGCAGAGCCGCCGGCCCGAATTCCAGCCCGTGGAGTTCCTGCACCAGCTGCGCACCGTGACGGCGGCGGCGGGCACGGTGCTCATTTTCGACGAAGTCATCACCGGGTTCCGCCTGCACCCCGGTGGGGCCCAAGCCCTGTTCGGCGTCCAGGCCGACCTGGCCACCTACGGCAAGGTGGTGGGCGGCGGGCTGCCCATCGGCGTCATTGCCGGCAAGCGTGCGCTCATGGACGCCCTCGACGGCGGAGCCTGGCAGTTCGGCGACGACTCGGTGCCCGAAATTGGGGTGACGTACTTCGCCGGCACCTTCGTGCGGCACCCGCTGGCCCTGGCCGCGGCCCGGGCCTCGCTGCTGCACCTGAAGGCCCAGGGCCCCGCTTTCCAGCAAGGCCTCACAGCCAAAACCGAGCGCCTGGCGGGCCTGCTGAACCAGTCCTTTGCGCAGCAGCAGCTGCCCTTCTTCGTAGCCCAGTTCGGCTCGCTCTGGAAAATCAAGTTCCGCGAAGAAATCCCCTACAGTGAACTTATGTTCACGCTATTGCGCGAAAAAGGTCTGCACATTTGGGATGGGTTCCCGTGCTTCATGACGGAAGCCCACACCGACGCCGACGTGGACCTCATTGCCGACCTGCTGCTGGCAGGCGTGCGCGAAATGCTGGAAGCTGGGTTCTTCCAGGCCGCCCCAGTGGCGGGACACGTAGTGCCGGCAGCGCTCAGCCCCGCCCCGGCCCTCAACCAGCCCCCGGTGCCGGGGGCCCGCCTCGGCCGCGACCGCAACGGCAACCCCGGGTGGTTCGTGGCCAACGGCTCCACCGGAGATTATGTGAAGGTTTAA
- a CDS encoding non-ribosomal peptide synthetase, whose protein sequence is MEVIDTSNVLDFDPFAGPEILRLAPLTEPQAEIWAACLVGGDDANRAYNEAVALHLAGPLDRAALQSALDALVAQHEALRTTLSADGRHLCILAPEPMPLAYHDLTPYAPAEQGRWMAAHARQEVEHVFNLTEGPLLRVSLAARAATDHCLTLTAHHIVCDGWSIGVILQDLGQLYSAYAQHQLPFLPAPPAFSTYADEQAAFYHSAEYYPIEQFWLEQYRGPVPVLDVPTDFPRPATRTYASRRQDYPLPPQLLGALKKMGQQAGCSFVTTLLAGFEVLLHQLTGQTDLVVGLPAAGQAPLGAARLVGHCVNLLPLRSRPTGELRFVDYLKQRKTALFDAYDHQNLTFGSLLKKLPVARGGGRLPLVPVVFNIDLGLDNAVAFYGLTYKLASLPRAYENFELFVNASGSETAMTVEWSYNAALFEPDTIAQFMARFEHLLSEIAENPGVKLQDLRVPLAPAYAALNATAQPYPATQTLHQLVAAQARATPAKTAVQFGNDEVSYQQLDSQANRFAHYLLAQGVRSGDVVALVADRSPALLVALLAVVKCGAAYLPLDPVYPPDRITYMLADSQTRVLIASARLHHDFGAPAQVLVLEEILAAMADCPDQAPAVPVASDQLAYVLYTSGSTGQPKGVQVTHRNVVNFLCSMQQAPGLNASDKLLAVTTISFDIAGLELFLPLVTGATVVLAGAAEARDGHLLLQLLETAHITAMQATPATWQMLLDAGWARKLPLKALCGGEALPAELARQLVPRCQSLWNLYGPTETTIWSTVKQITAPAESITIGHPIANTQFYVVDENLRAVKPGTVGELLIGGDGVTNGYLHKRALTRERFIANPFGATPGALLYRTGDLGKLLPNGELQCLGRLDQQVKLRGYRIELGEIEHALATIDGIKAAVVVAGAPNTPQAHLHAHVLADDNWLPSDLDTRLNAWKKVLHKQLPAYMVPARFTIQPAFPLTANGKIDRLALAGLAGPGPDTPTTGTSNPEATPAKIGYIGPRTDVEKMVAAIWAPLLGLEKVGVYDDFFDLGGHSLIAVQAMAQLAQETGKRLPLAALFEHPTVEKIASMLQLDSKFITWDSLVPIKPGGNKTPLYIVHGAGLNVLIFNALAKNMDPEQPVYGLQAKGLNGIDEPLGTVEEIAAHYVAAIVANDAVGPYALAGYSFGGIIAYEMARQLTAAGKKIKAVIAFDTYASEEYHAKSNLKKRLLRIKYNVGMVFHNVILLGKNPRGIIKHRLVTAKSTFDKYYLRFRNDKARQHELFFQQPLKVDAMINQAARRYVIKPQNIKLDLLSVKETFYYMHDARYMGWKNLALGGVNISEIPGEHNLLFAPPHDVEIAHILQNVLNSYD, encoded by the coding sequence ATGGAAGTAATCGATACCAGCAACGTCCTTGATTTTGACCCCTTTGCCGGACCGGAAATCTTGCGGCTCGCGCCGCTGACCGAGCCCCAGGCCGAAATCTGGGCCGCGTGCTTGGTAGGTGGCGATGATGCCAACCGGGCCTACAACGAAGCGGTAGCCCTGCACCTGGCCGGGCCCTTGGACCGCGCAGCCCTGCAAAGTGCCCTGGATGCGCTGGTAGCGCAGCACGAAGCCCTGCGCACCACACTAAGCGCCGACGGCCGGCACCTCTGCATCCTGGCCCCCGAGCCGATGCCGCTCGCCTACCACGACCTCACCCCGTACGCGCCCGCCGAGCAGGGCCGGTGGATGGCCGCGCACGCGCGCCAGGAAGTGGAACACGTGTTCAACCTCACCGAGGGGCCCCTGCTGCGGGTAAGCCTGGCCGCACGCGCTGCCACCGACCACTGCCTCACGCTCACGGCGCACCATATCGTGTGCGACGGGTGGTCCATTGGCGTGATCCTCCAGGACTTGGGCCAGCTGTACTCGGCGTACGCCCAGCATCAGCTGCCGTTTTTGCCCGCCCCACCCGCTTTCAGCACCTACGCTGATGAGCAAGCTGCGTTCTACCACAGCGCGGAGTACTACCCCATTGAGCAGTTTTGGCTGGAGCAGTACCGGGGCCCCGTGCCGGTGCTCGACGTGCCCACGGATTTCCCCCGGCCCGCCACCCGCACTTACGCCAGCCGCCGCCAAGACTACCCACTACCGCCTCAGCTGCTGGGGGCCCTCAAAAAGATGGGCCAGCAGGCCGGGTGCAGCTTCGTGACCACGCTACTCGCTGGTTTTGAGGTATTACTGCACCAGCTCACCGGCCAAACCGACCTAGTGGTGGGGCTGCCAGCGGCGGGGCAAGCCCCCCTCGGCGCGGCCCGCCTTGTGGGCCACTGCGTGAACTTGCTGCCACTGCGCAGCCGTCCCACCGGCGAACTGCGGTTCGTGGATTACTTAAAACAGCGCAAAACGGCCCTTTTCGACGCCTACGACCATCAAAACCTGACGTTTGGCAGCCTGCTCAAAAAACTGCCGGTGGCCCGGGGCGGGGGCCGGCTACCGCTGGTGCCGGTAGTATTCAACATCGACCTGGGTTTGGACAACGCGGTGGCCTTCTACGGTCTCACCTACAAGCTCGCCAGCTTGCCGCGCGCCTACGAAAACTTCGAGCTGTTCGTCAACGCCAGCGGTTCGGAAACGGCAATGACTGTGGAATGGTCGTATAACGCGGCCTTGTTTGAGCCGGACACCATCGCCCAATTTATGGCCCGCTTCGAGCATTTGCTCAGTGAAATAGCCGAAAACCCGGGCGTCAAGCTCCAAGACCTGCGCGTGCCTCTGGCGCCGGCCTACGCTGCGCTGAACGCCACAGCTCAACCTTACCCCGCCACCCAAACCCTGCACCAACTGGTGGCCGCCCAGGCCCGGGCCACGCCCGCCAAAACCGCGGTGCAGTTTGGCAACGATGAAGTCTCTTACCAGCAGCTTGATAGCCAAGCCAACCGTTTTGCCCACTATCTACTGGCGCAGGGTGTGCGGTCGGGCGACGTCGTGGCGCTGGTGGCCGACCGCTCGCCTGCCCTGCTGGTGGCCCTGCTGGCCGTCGTGAAGTGCGGGGCCGCTTACCTGCCCCTCGACCCAGTGTACCCGCCGGACCGCATCACCTACATGCTGGCCGATTCGCAGACACGGGTACTCATCGCCTCGGCCCGTCTTCACCACGATTTCGGGGCCCCAGCACAGGTGCTTGTGTTAGAAGAAATCCTGGCTGCCATGGCCGATTGCCCCGATCAAGCCCCAGCGGTGCCCGTGGCGAGCGACCAGCTGGCCTACGTGCTGTACACGTCGGGCTCGACGGGCCAGCCCAAGGGCGTGCAAGTCACGCACCGCAACGTGGTTAATTTCCTGTGCAGCATGCAGCAGGCACCAGGCCTCAACGCGTCGGATAAACTATTAGCGGTCACTACTATATCGTTTGATATTGCCGGCCTGGAGCTCTTCCTACCGCTCGTTACCGGCGCCACGGTGGTGTTGGCGGGGGCCGCCGAGGCCCGCGACGGCCACCTCCTGCTGCAATTGCTCGAAACCGCTCACATCACCGCCATGCAGGCCACCCCGGCCACTTGGCAGATGCTGCTGGACGCTGGTTGGGCCCGCAAGTTGCCCCTCAAGGCTCTGTGCGGCGGCGAAGCCTTACCAGCCGAGTTGGCCCGCCAGCTGGTGCCCCGGTGCCAGTCGCTGTGGAATTTGTACGGCCCTACTGAAACAACCATTTGGTCGACGGTCAAACAGATTACTGCCCCGGCCGAATCCATCACCATCGGCCACCCCATTGCCAACACCCAGTTCTACGTCGTTGACGAAAACCTGCGCGCTGTGAAACCTGGGACGGTCGGCGAGCTCCTCATTGGAGGCGACGGAGTGACCAACGGCTACCTGCACAAGCGCGCGCTGACGCGGGAACGGTTCATTGCCAACCCGTTCGGGGCCACGCCCGGGGCCCTGCTCTACCGCACCGGCGACTTGGGCAAGCTCCTGCCCAACGGTGAGTTGCAGTGCCTGGGCCGGCTGGACCAACAGGTGAAGCTGCGGGGCTACCGCATCGAATTGGGCGAAATAGAGCACGCCCTGGCCACCATCGACGGCATCAAGGCCGCCGTGGTAGTGGCGGGGGCCCCCAACACCCCCCAGGCCCACCTGCACGCCCACGTCCTCGCCGACGACAACTGGCTACCCAGCGACTTGGACACTCGGCTCAACGCCTGGAAGAAGGTATTACACAAGCAATTGCCGGCTTACATGGTACCGGCCCGGTTTACCATCCAGCCCGCTTTCCCGCTCACTGCCAACGGCAAGATTGACCGCCTGGCCCTGGCGGGCCTGGCCGGCCCCGGCCCGGACACCCCCACAACTGGCACCAGCAACCCAGAAGCTACACCCGCCAAAATTGGTTACATCGGCCCGCGCACCGACGTCGAGAAAATGGTGGCCGCTATCTGGGCCCCACTGCTGGGCCTGGAAAAAGTAGGGGTTTACGACGACTTCTTTGACTTGGGCGGGCACTCATTGATTGCCGTGCAAGCCATGGCGCAACTGGCCCAGGAAACCGGTAAGCGCCTGCCCCTGGCGGCGCTGTTCGAGCACCCGACGGTGGAAAAAATTGCGTCGATGCTACAGCTGGACAGCAAGTTCATCACCTGGGATTCGTTGGTACCCATCAAGCCCGGCGGCAACAAAACTCCACTCTACATCGTACACGGAGCTGGATTAAACGTATTGATATTTAATGCCTTGGCTAAAAACATGGACCCTGAGCAGCCTGTTTACGGCTTGCAGGCGAAGGGGCTCAATGGCATCGACGAGCCTTTGGGTACAGTCGAGGAAATAGCCGCGCACTACGTGGCCGCCATCGTGGCCAATGACGCCGTGGGGCCCTATGCCCTGGCCGGTTATTCATTCGGAGGAATTATTGCCTACGAAATGGCCCGGCAGCTAACGGCAGCAGGGAAAAAAATCAAAGCGGTTATTGCCTTTGACACTTACGCCAGCGAGGAATATCATGCGAAAAGCAATTTGAAAAAGCGCTTACTTCGCATTAAATACAACGTTGGCATGGTGTTTCACAACGTTATTTTGTTAGGTAAAAACCCACGCGGTATTATTAAACACCGGCTTGTTACCGCTAAGTCAACCTTTGATAAATATTATCTCCGATTTCGCAACGATAAGGCAAGGCAGCACGAATTATTTTTCCAACAGCCGCTCAAGGTAGATGCCATGATCAACCAGGCAGCCCGCCGTTATGTTATTAAACCTCAAAATATAAAACTTGATTTATTAAGCGTAAAAGAGACATTTTATTATATGCACGACGCCCGCTACATGGGCTGGAAAAACCTTGCGTTAGGCGGCGTCAACATCAGTGAAATTCCCGGCGAGCATAATTTATTATTTGCCCCGCCACACGACGTTGAAATTGCGCATATTTTGCAAAACGTATTGAACAGCTACGACTAG